A window of the Streptomyces sp. NBC_00250 genome harbors these coding sequences:
- a CDS encoding TetR/AcrR family transcriptional regulator: MAATPPPLGSPAWWAARPAPASAAPRRGRPSLDTAHIVTTALRLVDEHGTQVFSLRMLAEALDSGTATLYRHFDGKDEILAYVVDRVLGEVDLDALAGSADWREALTVTAHRFHDTLRRHPNTLPLLMAYVPVGPHGLARRERVLATLLRHGLPVDLAARAFTAVTHYVIGFTAQQYGPAAAPAHGAELAAFYGGLDPASYPALLQAARSLTSVAVAEEFTFGLTLLVQGLTHLAPT, from the coding sequence ATGGCCGCCACCCCGCCGCCCCTCGGCAGCCCGGCCTGGTGGGCCGCCCGCCCGGCCCCTGCCTCCGCCGCGCCCCGGCGGGGCCGGCCCTCGCTCGACACCGCGCACATCGTCACCACGGCCCTGCGCCTGGTCGACGAGCACGGCACCCAGGTGTTCTCCCTGCGCATGCTCGCCGAGGCCCTCGACTCCGGTACGGCCACCCTCTACCGGCACTTCGACGGCAAGGACGAGATCCTGGCGTACGTCGTCGACCGCGTCCTGGGCGAGGTCGACCTCGACGCGCTCGCAGGCTCCGCCGACTGGCGCGAGGCGCTCACTGTGACGGCCCACCGGTTCCACGACACCCTGCGCCGCCACCCGAACACCCTGCCGCTGCTCATGGCGTACGTCCCCGTCGGCCCCCACGGACTCGCCCGACGCGAACGCGTCCTGGCGACCCTGCTGAGGCACGGCCTGCCGGTCGACCTGGCCGCCCGCGCCTTCACCGCCGTCACGCACTACGTCATCGGCTTCACAGCCCAGCAGTACGGACCTGCCGCCGCCCCCGCCCACGGGGCCGAACTCGCCGCCTTCTACGGTGGCCTCGACCCGGCCTCCTACCCCGCCCTCCTGCAGGCCGCCCGGTCCCTCACCTCCGTGGCCGTCGCGGAGGAGTTCACCTTCGGCCTCACCCTCCTCGTACAGGGCCTCACGCACCTCGCCCCGACATAG
- a CDS encoding amidohydrolase family protein translates to MCVEATPPPSSKLTRRGILAGAAALAGTMAAAGQAAAAVGDHGSAPGRRASGGTARVGHLVIQGGTLLDPATGEVTENAVVVIEDGTVRATGRRGDVAVPQGVQVLDAHGRWILPGLVDAHIHLSTAAEARDAVRKGATSARSGSTAFYQDIAVRELARHSPALAPRLKAAGVFVTPNLGDTVLADPDLTPLARLKDGVRSAEALRRVVEVNLARGADVIKTRVNERAGLPEQDPLAQVYSREQLAEIVGAARRRGKGVLCHSYSERGCHDAVMAGIRSLEHGAFVGERTLHEMRRRGTYFTPTLTAIAGLAESSDPILAERGRTYLPVLKRAVLAAHELGVPLAAGTDSSGGVVDPIGGEVALMHSAGLSPLDAIRTATTGAARLLGIDRTAGRLTRGYAGDAILLAGDPLADLTVLKQPVAVVRAGVVA, encoded by the coding sequence ATGTGCGTCGAAGCCACCCCGCCGCCCTCAAGCAAGCTGACCCGCCGCGGCATCCTCGCCGGAGCGGCCGCCCTCGCCGGCACGATGGCCGCGGCCGGCCAGGCGGCGGCCGCCGTCGGTGACCACGGATCCGCCCCGGGTCGCCGCGCCTCCGGTGGCACCGCGCGCGTGGGCCACCTGGTGATCCAGGGCGGCACCCTGCTCGACCCGGCCACCGGCGAGGTCACCGAGAACGCCGTCGTCGTCATCGAGGACGGCACCGTCCGAGCGACCGGCCGCCGGGGCGACGTCGCCGTACCGCAGGGCGTCCAGGTGCTCGACGCCCACGGCCGCTGGATCCTGCCGGGCCTCGTGGACGCGCACATCCACCTCAGCACCGCCGCCGAGGCCCGCGACGCCGTCCGCAAGGGCGCGACCAGCGCACGCAGCGGATCGACCGCGTTCTACCAGGACATCGCCGTCCGCGAACTCGCCCGACACAGCCCCGCGCTCGCGCCCCGACTGAAGGCCGCCGGCGTCTTCGTCACCCCGAACCTCGGCGACACCGTGCTCGCCGACCCCGACCTCACCCCGCTCGCCCGCCTCAAGGACGGCGTGCGCTCCGCCGAAGCCCTGCGGCGCGTCGTGGAGGTGAACCTCGCCCGGGGTGCCGACGTGATCAAGACCCGGGTCAACGAACGCGCCGGGCTCCCCGAGCAGGACCCGCTCGCCCAGGTCTACTCGCGCGAACAGCTCGCCGAGATCGTCGGGGCGGCCCGACGGCGCGGCAAGGGCGTCCTCTGCCACAGCTACAGCGAGCGGGGCTGCCACGACGCCGTCATGGCGGGCATCCGCTCCCTGGAACACGGCGCGTTCGTCGGCGAGCGCACGCTGCACGAAATGCGGCGCAGGGGCACGTACTTCACGCCCACCCTCACCGCCATCGCCGGCCTCGCGGAGTCCTCGGACCCGATCCTCGCCGAACGCGGACGCACCTACCTCCCGGTCCTGAAGCGCGCGGTCCTCGCCGCGCACGAACTGGGCGTCCCGCTCGCCGCCGGCACCGACTCGTCGGGCGGCGTGGTGGACCCGATCGGCGGCGAGGTGGCACTGATGCACTCCGCCGGTCTGTCGCCCCTGGACGCGATCCGCACGGCGACGACGGGCGCCGCCCGCCTCCTGGGCATCGACCGCACGGCGGGCCGCCTCACCCGCGGCTACGCGGGCGACGCGATCCTCCTGGCCGGGGACCCGCTCGCCGACCTGACGGTGCTGAAGCAGCCGGTTGCGGTCGTACGGGCGGGGGTTGTGGCCTGA
- a CDS encoding VOC family protein, which produces MISVLQNVAIDCADAYELARFWSGVTGRPLHPEDRPGDRETQVMLTEGPVLYFNQVPEAKTVKNRLHLCLRPDTSRDLEVDRLLGLGATLVSDHRKPDGSGWVVLADPEGNEFCVLRSESDRAAAHP; this is translated from the coding sequence ATGATCTCGGTATTGCAGAACGTGGCAATCGACTGTGCGGATGCGTACGAGCTGGCGCGGTTCTGGAGCGGTGTGACGGGCCGTCCGCTGCACCCGGAGGACAGACCCGGTGACCGGGAGACCCAGGTGATGCTGACGGAGGGCCCGGTGCTGTATTTCAACCAGGTGCCCGAGGCCAAGACGGTCAAGAACCGGCTCCATCTGTGTCTGCGCCCCGACACCTCGCGCGATCTGGAGGTGGACCGGCTGCTGGGCCTCGGTGCCACCCTCGTCTCCGATCACCGGAAACCCGACGGCTCGGGCTGGGTGGTCCTCGCCGATCCCGAGGGCAACGAGTTCTGCGTCCTGCGCAGCGAGTCCGACCGGGCGGCCGCGCACCCCTGA
- a CDS encoding amidohydrolase translates to MLAGAAALAGATATAAATAAPAQAATSAPGAAEAATPSGASGRRDKTVVFRNVRPFGRAKAVDLVVIDGRISDRPAPRGAKVVDGGGRMALPSLVDAHIHPDKTTWGGSWVSRRPASGIADYVAQDVELFRSQRRPVVERAYGLMSHAVSRGTRGMRAHADVAPAYGLAGVEGVAAARERLRHALDVQIVAFPQHGVIRTPGTAALLEKAAREGLIDMIGGIDPIGFDDALDEQLDVVFGIADRQDVGVDIHLHDRGEKGMKAMRGIVDRTRALSLAGKVTVSHVFCLPGLTDRELGSIAADLGDQDIALTTVAPSDSLVLPIARLREHGVRVGLGSDGVRDSWSPFGNADMMHRAHILGWVTDVRLDEELTDCYSVAAHGGADVMGLAHADFKAGSPADFVLVRGECLPQVVVDMPRRDMVVHGGVVVARDGEFLA, encoded by the coding sequence ATGCTGGCCGGAGCCGCCGCACTGGCGGGCGCTACGGCCACGGCGGCCGCGACCGCCGCGCCCGCACAGGCGGCGACCTCGGCTCCGGGCGCCGCCGAAGCCGCAACACCCTCCGGCGCTTCGGGGCGTCGGGACAAGACCGTGGTCTTCCGTAACGTGCGTCCGTTCGGCAGGGCGAAGGCCGTGGACCTCGTGGTCATCGACGGTCGTATCTCGGACCGCCCGGCGCCCCGTGGCGCGAAGGTCGTCGACGGAGGAGGCCGGATGGCGCTGCCGTCGCTCGTGGACGCGCACATCCACCCCGACAAGACGACCTGGGGCGGTTCCTGGGTGTCGCGGCGGCCGGCGAGCGGCATCGCCGACTACGTCGCGCAGGACGTGGAGTTGTTCCGCAGCCAGCGGCGACCGGTCGTCGAGCGGGCGTACGGGCTGATGTCGCACGCCGTCTCCCGGGGCACCCGCGGCATGCGCGCCCACGCCGACGTGGCACCGGCCTACGGTCTGGCCGGGGTGGAGGGTGTGGCGGCGGCCCGCGAGCGGTTGCGTCACGCACTCGACGTCCAGATCGTCGCCTTCCCGCAGCACGGTGTCATCCGCACCCCGGGTACGGCCGCGCTCCTTGAGAAGGCGGCGCGCGAGGGGCTCATCGACATGATCGGCGGCATCGACCCGATCGGTTTCGACGACGCTCTCGACGAACAGCTCGACGTCGTCTTCGGCATCGCGGACCGCCAAGATGTCGGCGTGGACATCCACCTGCACGATCGTGGCGAGAAGGGCATGAAGGCGATGCGCGGCATCGTCGACCGTACACGTGCGCTCTCCCTCGCGGGGAAGGTCACCGTCAGCCACGTGTTCTGCCTGCCGGGCCTGACGGACCGTGAACTCGGCTCGATCGCCGCCGACTTGGGTGATCAGGACATCGCCCTGACCACGGTCGCGCCGTCCGACTCGCTGGTCCTGCCGATCGCGCGACTGCGCGAGCACGGAGTGCGGGTCGGGCTCGGTTCCGACGGGGTGCGTGACTCGTGGAGCCCGTTCGGCAACGCCGACATGATGCACCGCGCGCACATCCTCGGCTGGGTGACGGACGTGCGTCTCGACGAGGAACTGACGGACTGTTACAGCGTCGCGGCGCACGGCGGCGCGGACGTGATGGGCCTGGCGCACGCCGACTTCAAGGCCGGTTCTCCGGCCGACTTCGTGCTCGTCCGGGGCGAGTGCCTGCCTCAGGTGGTCGTGGACATGCCTCGGCGCGACATGGTGGTGCACGGCGGTGTCGTCGTGGCCCGCGACGGCGAGTTCCTCGCCTGA
- a CDS encoding VOC family protein, with protein MAVTFNHTIIAAKDSAESARFFRELLELPEAPSWGPFVNVQLADGVLIQFAAPPVEIQMQHYAFLVDDELFERAYARLCDQGIEHWADPQMKRPGETNTEHGGRGVYFKDPAGHALELITRPYL; from the coding sequence ATGGCAGTCACGTTCAACCACACCATCATCGCGGCCAAGGACAGCGCCGAGTCGGCGCGCTTCTTCCGGGAGTTGCTGGAACTCCCCGAGGCGCCGTCCTGGGGCCCCTTCGTCAACGTCCAGCTCGCCGACGGCGTGCTGATCCAATTCGCCGCACCCCCGGTCGAGATCCAGATGCAGCACTACGCCTTCCTCGTCGACGACGAGCTCTTCGAGCGGGCGTACGCGCGGCTCTGCGACCAGGGGATCGAGCACTGGGCCGACCCGCAGATGAAGCGCCCCGGCGAGACGAACACCGAGCACGGCGGCCGAGGGGTCTACTTCAAGGACCCCGCAGGTCACGCGCTCGAGCTGATCACGCGGCCCTACCTGTAG
- a CDS encoding pectate lyase family protein, which yields MKRPVALRLHAALATLALAAATGVVLSMPQASAATGGPTGYATQNGGTTGGAGGQTVRATTGTEIHAALCARAGSSTPITIEVEGTINHANTAKVSGTSCNTAAGVIELKQISNVTLVGVGAGAVFDQLGIHIRESSNIIIQNVTVRNVKKSGSPISNGGDAIGMESDVRNVWVDHTTLEASGGESEGYDGLFDMKDNTQYVTLSYSVLRNSGRGGLVGSSETELSNGFITYHHNLYENIDSRAPLLRGGTAHMYNNHYLRINESGINSRAGAHAKVDNNYFEDSKDVLGTFYTDAAGYWQVGGNIFDNVTWSARSSDNNPAGPDPQSNTTIAIPYAYTLDAADCVPNLLSRTAGAGKGLQVSDGSCSPQTPTPTPTTPTTQPTTPTPGPTTPTTGPTQPGGTNLSIGAGSDGSSKADGTSYGNVRDGDLGTYWSPAGATGSVSIKWGSATTVSGIAIREAAGSDGAIGSWRVLNGDTGAVLTSGSGAGVITVPRTALKKITFEIVGSTGTPRVAEFETYAG from the coding sequence ATGAAACGACCAGTCGCACTCCGACTCCACGCGGCACTGGCCACCTTGGCCCTCGCGGCCGCGACCGGTGTGGTGCTGTCGATGCCCCAGGCATCGGCGGCGACCGGCGGCCCCACCGGCTACGCCACACAGAACGGCGGGACCACCGGCGGCGCCGGCGGGCAGACCGTGCGGGCCACCACGGGAACCGAGATCCACGCGGCCCTGTGCGCACGGGCCGGCAGCAGCACGCCGATCACCATCGAGGTCGAGGGCACGATCAACCACGCCAACACCGCGAAGGTCTCGGGCACCAGTTGCAACACCGCCGCCGGGGTGATCGAGCTCAAGCAGATCAGCAACGTCACCCTCGTCGGGGTCGGCGCGGGCGCCGTCTTCGACCAACTCGGCATCCACATACGCGAGTCCAGCAACATCATCATCCAGAACGTGACCGTACGGAACGTCAAGAAGTCCGGCTCGCCGATCTCCAACGGCGGTGACGCCATCGGCATGGAGAGCGACGTCCGCAACGTCTGGGTCGACCACACCACCCTGGAGGCGTCGGGCGGCGAATCGGAGGGCTACGACGGCCTGTTCGACATGAAGGACAACACCCAGTACGTGACCTTGTCCTACAGCGTCCTGCGCAACTCCGGCCGTGGCGGCCTCGTCGGTTCGAGCGAGACCGAGCTGTCGAACGGCTTCATCACGTACCACCACAACCTGTACGAGAACATCGACTCGCGCGCCCCCCTCCTGCGCGGCGGCACCGCCCACATGTACAACAACCACTACCTACGGATCAACGAGTCCGGCATCAACTCCCGCGCCGGGGCCCACGCCAAGGTGGACAACAACTACTTCGAGGACTCCAAGGACGTCCTGGGGACCTTCTACACGGACGCCGCCGGGTACTGGCAGGTCGGCGGCAACATCTTCGACAACGTGACCTGGTCCGCCCGCAGCTCCGACAACAACCCGGCCGGACCGGACCCTCAGTCCAACACCACCATCGCCATCCCGTACGCCTACACCCTCGACGCCGCCGACTGCGTTCCGAACCTCCTCAGCCGAACGGCGGGCGCCGGTAAGGGACTTCAGGTGTCGGACGGCAGCTGCTCACCGCAGACCCCCACACCGACCCCCACGACTCCGACCACCCAGCCGACCACTCCCACGCCCGGCCCCACCACCCCCACGACCGGACCCACCCAGCCCGGCGGGACCAACCTCAGCATCGGGGCGGGCTCCGACGGTTCGAGCAAGGCCGACGGCACGAGCTACGGCAACGTGCGGGACGGCGACCTCGGCACCTACTGGTCACCGGCGGGCGCGACCGGATCGGTGTCGATCAAGTGGGGCTCCGCCACGACCGTCTCCGGTATCGCCATCCGTGAGGCGGCGGGCTCGGACGGTGCGATCGGATCCTGGAGGGTCCTCAACGGCGACACCGGAGCCGTCCTCACCTCCGGCAGCGGGGCCGGTGTCATCACGGTCCCCCGCACAGCACTGAAGAAGATCACCTTCGAGATCGTCGGCTCGACCGGCACGCCCCGCGTCGCCGAGTTCGAGACCTACGCCGGATAG